One Rhizobium acidisoli DNA window includes the following coding sequences:
- the msrA gene encoding peptide-methionine (S)-S-oxide reductase MsrA, translating into MSMSYRRRSLAALAATLLSIGASAAGAAEDAVVIPPPAVDEAAGAGTETAIFAGGCFWGVQGVFQHVKGVKSAVSGYAGGKAGTAQYETVSTGATGHAESVEVTFDPKEVSYGKLLQIFFSVAHNPTQLNFQGPDQGTQYRSALFVAGPEQRKVAEHYIGQLDKAHVFAQPIVTKVSDTTGFYPAEAYHQDFLTLNPTYPYIVYNDLPKIENLKSLFPADYRSEPVLVRKAKG; encoded by the coding sequence ATGTCCATGTCTTACCGCCGCCGGAGCCTTGCCGCGCTGGCCGCCACTCTTCTTTCAATCGGTGCGAGTGCCGCAGGCGCGGCTGAAGACGCCGTCGTCATCCCGCCGCCTGCCGTCGACGAGGCCGCCGGGGCAGGGACCGAGACCGCCATTTTCGCCGGCGGCTGCTTCTGGGGCGTCCAGGGCGTCTTCCAGCACGTCAAGGGCGTCAAGAGCGCCGTCTCCGGTTATGCCGGCGGCAAGGCGGGAACGGCGCAATATGAAACCGTCAGCACCGGCGCGACCGGTCATGCCGAATCCGTCGAGGTGACATTCGATCCGAAAGAGGTGAGCTACGGCAAGTTGCTGCAGATCTTCTTCTCGGTGGCGCACAATCCGACGCAGCTGAATTTCCAGGGGCCGGATCAGGGAACGCAGTACCGCTCTGCGCTGTTCGTCGCCGGTCCCGAGCAGCGCAAGGTCGCCGAGCACTATATCGGCCAGCTGGACAAGGCCCATGTCTTCGCCCAGCCGATCGTCACCAAAGTGTCGGACACCACCGGCTTCTATCCGGCCGAAGCCTATCATCAGGATTTCCTGACGCTTAATCCGACCTATCCCTATATCGTCTACAACGACCTGCCGAAGATCGAGAACCTGAAATCGCTGTTCCCCGCCGACTACCGCAGCGAGCCGGTCCTCGTCAGGAAAGCCAAGGGGTGA
- a CDS encoding L,D-transpeptidase family protein, producing MARIGSGSPPPDAPLAQQADLIRVYKFERRMVLLKRDVPISTYRVSLGQAAHAGPKQREGDEKTPEGRYEIDWRNPKSMAHLSLHISYPSPDDQRNAETNGFPPGGNIMIHGLPNGWGMFGQAHRLWDWTDGCIAVTNAEMRDIWARVPDHTPIDIMP from the coding sequence ATGGCTAGGATCGGCTCGGGCTCACCGCCTCCGGACGCCCCGCTCGCGCAACAGGCCGACCTCATCCGCGTTTATAAGTTCGAACGCCGCATGGTCCTTCTCAAAAGGGATGTTCCGATTTCGACCTATCGGGTTTCCCTTGGGCAGGCTGCCCACGCCGGCCCCAAGCAACGGGAAGGCGACGAAAAAACACCGGAAGGGCGTTATGAAATCGACTGGCGCAATCCGAAGTCCATGGCGCATCTCAGCCTGCACATTTCCTATCCGAGCCCCGACGACCAGCGCAATGCCGAAACCAACGGCTTTCCGCCCGGCGGCAATATCATGATCCACGGGCTCCCCAACGGCTGGGGCATGTTCGGGCAAGCCCATCGGCTGTGGGACTGGACGGATGGCTGTATTGCCGTCACCAACGCCGAGATGCGCGATATCTGGGCTCGCGTCCCCGATCATACGCCCATCGACATCATGCCCTGA
- a CDS encoding MFS transporter: MVDEKRLISKITWKLMPFLGILYLIAYIDRQNVSFAKLQMVDALGMSEYAYGLGASLFFIGYFLFEVPSNLFLDRLGARVWFARILVSWGIVTVALAFTQNATMFYILRFLLGVCEAGFFPGVLYLLTLWFPSVYRGRMVGLFMIFSAIANAVGAPLGGVLLDLDGLYGFAGWEWVFLATGIPAIIAGIVTFFYLPGRPENASFLTGAEKDWLERRLAAENAGMGEHAGNGFKALIDPRVLLMALCYVAFPLSAYGLSYWLPTIVKAFGVSNTVNGFLNIIPWLLVAVALYAVPAMADKAQSKTPYIVIPAFIGAACLLLSALIPNHALQFAFLCVAAAGIFAPQPVFWSLPSRFLKGAGAAAGLAAINSVGNLGGFVAQNVVPWIKDQSGSTIAPMFFLAACLAAGALLVFFVTRQLSSREPPAAPSRV, encoded by the coding sequence ATGGTCGATGAGAAGCGGCTGATCTCGAAAATCACCTGGAAGCTGATGCCGTTTCTCGGCATCCTTTATCTCATCGCCTATATCGACCGGCAGAATGTCAGCTTCGCCAAGCTGCAGATGGTCGATGCGCTGGGTATGAGCGAATATGCCTACGGCCTCGGCGCTTCGCTGTTCTTCATCGGTTATTTTCTTTTCGAGGTGCCGAGCAACCTCTTCCTCGACAGGCTCGGCGCCCGCGTCTGGTTCGCCCGCATCCTGGTCTCCTGGGGCATCGTCACCGTTGCCCTCGCCTTCACGCAGAATGCGACAATGTTCTATATCCTGCGCTTCCTGCTCGGTGTCTGCGAGGCCGGCTTCTTTCCGGGCGTGCTCTATCTGCTGACGCTGTGGTTTCCCTCGGTCTATCGCGGCAGGATGGTCGGGCTGTTCATGATCTTCAGCGCCATCGCCAATGCCGTCGGCGCGCCGCTCGGCGGCGTGTTGCTCGATCTCGACGGCCTCTACGGCTTTGCCGGCTGGGAGTGGGTGTTCCTGGCGACCGGTATTCCCGCCATCATCGCCGGCATCGTCACCTTCTTTTATCTTCCCGGCCGGCCGGAAAATGCGAGCTTCCTGACCGGTGCGGAAAAGGACTGGCTCGAACGTCGGCTCGCCGCGGAAAATGCCGGCATGGGCGAACATGCCGGAAACGGCTTCAAGGCGCTGATCGACCCGCGCGTCCTGCTGATGGCGCTTTGCTATGTCGCCTTTCCGCTGTCGGCCTACGGGCTGAGCTATTGGCTGCCGACCATCGTCAAGGCCTTTGGCGTCAGCAACACGGTCAACGGTTTCCTCAACATCATTCCCTGGCTGCTGGTGGCGGTGGCGCTTTATGCCGTGCCGGCGATGGCCGACAAGGCGCAATCGAAGACGCCCTATATCGTCATCCCCGCCTTCATCGGCGCCGCCTGCCTGCTGCTCTCGGCGCTGATCCCGAACCACGCGCTGCAATTTGCCTTCCTCTGCGTCGCTGCCGCCGGGATCTTCGCGCCGCAGCCGGTGTTCTGGAGCCTGCCCTCGCGCTTCCTGAAAGGTGCGGGGGCAGCCGCCGGCCTTGCCGCCATCAATTCGGTCGGCAATCTCGGCGGTTTCGTTGCCCAGAACGTCGTGCCCTGGATCAAGGATCAGAGCGGCAGCACGATCGCGCCGATGTTCTTCCTCGCCGCCTGCCTAGCCGCCGGCGCCCTCCTGGTCTTCTTCGTCACACGTCAGCTGTCGAGCCGGGAGCCCCCGGCGGCACCGAGCCGGGTCTGA
- a CDS encoding response regulator, with translation MATNVVRRWQRDDLMKQRVLIVEDEFLIALDLGATVEGMGMQVAGLASDREQALRLAPLADIAFVDINLADGPTGPEIGRRLAQEHGIAVVFMTGNPEVVADGVKGAVGVVQKPVMPSVVQQLVNYLAARRVGMFAVVPSQMMVFA, from the coding sequence ATGGCCACCAATGTCGTGCGGCGCTGGCAACGAGATGATCTCATGAAGCAGAGAGTATTGATCGTCGAAGATGAATTCCTCATCGCCCTGGATCTCGGGGCGACCGTCGAAGGCATGGGAATGCAGGTGGCAGGCCTTGCGAGCGATCGCGAACAGGCGCTGCGGCTGGCGCCGCTCGCCGATATCGCCTTCGTCGACATCAATCTCGCCGACGGCCCGACCGGACCGGAGATCGGCCGGCGGTTGGCGCAAGAGCACGGCATTGCGGTGGTCTTCATGACCGGCAATCCGGAGGTCGTCGCCGACGGCGTCAAAGGTGCGGTCGGCGTGGTGCAGAAGCCGGTCATGCCTTCTGTCGTGCAGCAGCTGGTGAATTATCTTGCCGCACGCCGCGTCGGCATGTTCGCGGTCGTGCCCTCGCAGATGATGGTCTTTGCCTGA
- a CDS encoding TetR/AcrR family transcriptional regulator has translation MSKRSRRLIFAVMKDRMTPAVRMGGHTQRGQCAKRMSILDAAADVFCRQGFAGASIDEIAAVACVSRQTIYNHYREKETLFVAVVEDVMTRANAMLFSVLSSFPEKADDLEDGLTAFAVRLNKNCICNHDGKFLRKLVQTEGERYPHLFESWRQQGPGKLTNALSALLARLAHKGALAIDDFDIAARQFVALANADLQMMTLFGETPSDEELDKAARNAVRTFLKAYGRLGADIGGRPPELAAIAG, from the coding sequence TTGTCTAAAAGGTCAAGACGCCTTATCTTCGCGGTCATGAAAGATCGCATGACACCGGCAGTCCGGATGGGGGGGCATACGCAGCGCGGACAATGCGCCAAGCGCATGTCGATCCTCGATGCCGCCGCCGACGTCTTCTGCCGCCAGGGTTTTGCCGGCGCCAGCATCGACGAGATCGCCGCCGTCGCCTGCGTCTCCCGCCAGACGATCTACAATCACTACCGCGAAAAAGAGACGCTGTTCGTTGCCGTCGTCGAGGACGTCATGACCCGCGCCAATGCCATGCTGTTCTCCGTGCTGTCGAGCTTCCCTGAGAAGGCAGACGATCTGGAGGATGGGCTGACGGCCTTTGCCGTGCGCCTCAACAAGAACTGCATCTGCAATCATGACGGAAAATTCCTGCGCAAGCTGGTGCAGACGGAAGGTGAGCGCTATCCGCACCTGTTCGAAAGCTGGCGCCAGCAGGGCCCGGGCAAGCTGACCAATGCCCTTTCCGCGCTTCTCGCGCGGCTCGCCCATAAGGGCGCGCTCGCCATCGACGATTTCGACATCGCCGCCCGGCAGTTCGTAGCGCTTGCCAATGCCGACCTCCAGATGATGACGCTTTTCGGCGAAACACCCAGCGATGAAGAGCTTGATAAGGCGGCACGCAATGCCGTCCGTACGTTTCTCAAGGCCTATGGCAGGCTTGGGGCGGATATTGGCGGCCGTCCGCCGGAGCTTGCCGCCATAGCCGGCTGA
- a CDS encoding multidrug effflux MFS transporter, producing MTASFFRMALILGLLSAIGPFAIDMYLPALPSIGQDLHADNNVTQLTLLAFFISFALAQLVYGPLSDMWGRKMPLYLGIGIFAVASIGCALSTNIETLIAFRFVQGIGGAAGMVIPRAIVRDMHTGVQAARLMSLLMLVFSISPILAPLTGSAVIEFYGWRGVFWAVTIAAFIGLVLLATQLEETRPAKERSGSGLKSAMTAYRLLLSDRNFLTLTFIGGLGISSFLVYLANSPFVLIQHYGLTPTQYSFAFSINAVSFFAVSQATGWLGERFGLVRVMRIAVSAFALAMVVMAVVMAAGFNQLPVMASFLFIGYGFLGLVIPTSAVLALEDHGAIAGTASSLMGTLHFVIAAVAMVISSLFFDGTAVPMAAGIAVCAFAAFVLTQATIGRRAAVAAAE from the coding sequence ATGACGGCTTCCTTCTTTCGCATGGCCCTCATTCTCGGCCTGCTCTCGGCCATCGGGCCTTTCGCCATCGACATGTATCTTCCGGCGCTGCCCTCCATCGGCCAGGACCTGCATGCCGATAACAACGTCACTCAGCTGACCCTTCTCGCCTTCTTCATCTCCTTTGCACTCGCCCAGCTTGTCTACGGTCCACTGTCGGATATGTGGGGCCGCAAGATGCCGCTTTATCTCGGCATCGGCATCTTCGCCGTCGCTTCGATCGGCTGCGCGCTCTCGACCAATATCGAAACGCTGATCGCCTTCCGCTTCGTCCAGGGCATCGGCGGTGCCGCCGGGATGGTCATCCCCCGCGCCATCGTCCGCGACATGCATACCGGCGTGCAGGCCGCGCGGCTGATGTCGCTGCTGATGCTGGTCTTTTCGATTTCGCCGATCCTGGCGCCGCTGACCGGCAGCGCCGTCATCGAATTCTACGGCTGGCGCGGCGTGTTCTGGGCGGTGACGATTGCCGCCTTCATCGGCCTTGTCTTACTCGCTACCCAGCTTGAGGAAACCCGGCCGGCCAAGGAGCGCAGCGGCAGCGGCCTCAAGAGCGCCATGACGGCCTACCGGCTGCTGCTTTCCGATCGCAATTTTCTGACGCTGACCTTCATCGGCGGCCTCGGCATTTCGAGCTTCCTCGTCTATCTCGCCAACTCGCCCTTCGTGCTGATCCAGCACTACGGGCTGACGCCGACGCAATACAGCTTCGCCTTCTCGATCAACGCGGTCTCCTTCTTTGCGGTGTCGCAGGCGACCGGCTGGCTCGGCGAGCGTTTCGGTCTGGTGCGCGTCATGCGGATCGCGGTCAGCGCCTTCGCGCTTGCCATGGTCGTCATGGCCGTGGTGATGGCGGCGGGCTTCAACCAGCTGCCGGTCATGGCGAGCTTCCTGTTCATCGGCTACGGCTTCCTCGGCCTCGTCATTCCGACGAGCGCTGTGCTGGCGCTCGAGGATCACGGCGCCATCGCCGGCACGGCCTCGTCGCTGATGGGCACGCTTCACTTCGTCATCGCCGCCGTCGCCATGGTGATATCGAGCCTGTTTTTCGACGGCACGGCCGTTCCGATGGCCGCCGGCATCGCCGTCTGCGCCTTCGCAGCCTTCGTGCTGACCCAGGCAACGATCGGCCGCCGTGCCGCGGTTGCCGCCGCCGAATGA
- a CDS encoding LacI family DNA-binding transcriptional regulator, which yields MNDGPVNDGKVPKKERMRFVSAEQVAQRAGVSRSAVSRTFTPGASVAPATREKVLRAAEELGYHVNDLARGVLANQSRLVGIVATRPEVGFRAHLAAALAKSLIGRGSIPILVNTGQTEEELLAAQKMLIGHRAEAIIILSGSPPASFLELAQRNGQPLVVIGRSEPDADHVRAGNSEASRRAATAFYESGRRRLAVIGSHSGTPAIVERESAFLSAAESLGASVVVARGDDSDYQGGVTAGRALFSEKLKPDAVFCANDLIAFGLMDIARQEARLRIPEDLAIIGFDDVPESAWLSYQLTTFRQDPLVMAQRAVALMERRLENPDAPPASERVIPELVIRQSFRP from the coding sequence ATGAATGATGGTCCCGTGAACGACGGCAAAGTGCCGAAAAAAGAGCGCATGCGTTTTGTCAGCGCCGAGCAGGTGGCGCAACGGGCGGGCGTTTCGCGCTCCGCCGTGTCGCGCACCTTCACGCCGGGCGCAAGCGTTGCGCCGGCAACGCGGGAAAAGGTGCTGCGGGCCGCTGAAGAGCTCGGCTATCACGTCAATGATCTGGCGCGCGGCGTGCTCGCCAATCAGAGCCGCCTCGTCGGCATCGTCGCGACCCGGCCGGAAGTCGGTTTTCGCGCGCATCTGGCCGCAGCCCTTGCCAAATCGCTGATCGGCCGCGGCAGCATTCCGATCCTCGTCAATACCGGCCAGACGGAAGAGGAGCTGCTCGCCGCCCAGAAGATGTTGATCGGCCACCGCGCCGAGGCGATCATAATCCTCTCCGGCTCGCCGCCGGCAAGTTTCCTCGAACTCGCCCAGCGAAACGGCCAGCCGCTCGTCGTCATTGGCCGGTCGGAACCCGACGCCGACCACGTGCGCGCCGGCAATTCCGAAGCCTCCCGCAGGGCGGCGACGGCCTTTTACGAAAGCGGCCGCCGGCGGCTGGCGGTGATCGGCTCCCATTCGGGAACGCCTGCGATCGTCGAGCGCGAAAGCGCCTTCCTGTCGGCGGCCGAATCGCTCGGCGCATCCGTCGTTGTCGCACGCGGCGACGATTCCGATTATCAGGGCGGCGTCACCGCCGGCCGCGCGCTCTTCTCAGAAAAATTAAAGCCCGACGCCGTCTTCTGCGCCAACGACTTGATCGCCTTCGGATTGATGGATATCGCGCGCCAGGAAGCGCGGCTGCGCATTCCGGAAGATCTCGCCATCATCGGCTTCGACGACGTTCCGGAATCCGCCTGGCTGAGCTACCAGCTCACCACCTTCCGCCAGGACCCGCTTGTTATGGCGCAACGCGCCGTCGCGCTGATGGAGCGGCGGCTTGAAAACCCGGACGCTCCGCCGGCTTCCGAACGCGTCATTCCGGAACTCGTCATCCGCCAGAGCTTCAGGCCATAA
- a CDS encoding LacI family DNA-binding transcriptional regulator, which yields MKGIRQLAEHLDISIGTVSRALNGKPDVNDETRRRVLAAAEELGYVANQSGRSLRQGMTNVIGLMLEVSRETVENSDDFFLGVTDGLQSVFSRHKLDLVMLPCPDDEDPHEYLKRMVARRLVDALIISATRRTDRRIELLEKARVPFVALGRSASGGSYTWMDLDFEGVAARGVDRLVAKGHRRIAVAAPSSDINLGYIFLDSYRQALQRHDIAFDPALVIRVKSSEQGGYQAGHELLMIEDRPTAIILIHELMAIGLYRRLAEAGIVPGRDLAVVGFREEPRTHFLQPSLTSFRMSLRDLGAQLGETLLASMPAYAEHYPQGARNRIWPLELVPGESDAFTLSP from the coding sequence ATGAAGGGAATTCGCCAGCTCGCCGAGCATCTCGACATTTCGATCGGGACCGTGTCCCGGGCGCTGAACGGCAAGCCCGACGTCAATGACGAAACGCGCCGGCGCGTGCTCGCTGCTGCCGAAGAGCTCGGTTATGTCGCCAACCAATCGGGTCGCAGCCTTCGCCAGGGCATGACCAACGTCATCGGGCTGATGCTCGAGGTCAGCCGCGAGACGGTCGAAAACAGCGACGACTTCTTCCTCGGCGTCACCGACGGGCTGCAGAGCGTCTTTTCCCGGCACAAGCTCGATCTGGTCATGCTGCCCTGCCCGGATGACGAGGATCCGCATGAATATCTGAAACGCATGGTGGCGCGCCGGCTTGTCGACGCGCTGATCATCTCGGCGACGCGCCGCACCGACCGGCGCATCGAGCTTTTGGAAAAGGCCCGCGTTCCCTTCGTGGCGCTCGGCCGCAGCGCGTCCGGCGGCAGCTATACCTGGATGGATCTCGATTTCGAGGGCGTTGCGGCCCGCGGCGTCGACCGGCTGGTGGCAAAGGGCCATCGGCGGATCGCGGTCGCCGCCCCCTCCTCCGACATCAACCTCGGCTATATCTTCCTCGACAGTTACCGTCAGGCGCTGCAACGCCACGATATTGCCTTCGACCCGGCGCTGGTCATCCGCGTCAAGTCGAGCGAACAGGGCGGCTATCAGGCCGGCCACGAACTGCTGATGATCGAGGATCGGCCGACCGCGATCATCCTGATCCACGAGCTGATGGCGATCGGGCTTTACCGCCGGCTGGCCGAGGCCGGCATCGTGCCCGGCCGCGACCTCGCCGTCGTCGGTTTCCGCGAGGAGCCGCGCACGCATTTCCTGCAGCCGTCGCTGACCTCTTTCCGCATGTCGCTGCGCGATCTCGGCGCCCAGCTCGGCGAAACCCTGCTCGCCAGCATGCCGGCCTATGCCGAGCACTATCCGCAGGGCGCCCGCAACCGGATCTGGCCGCTGGAACTCGTTCCCGGCGAAAGCGATGCTTTCACCCTTTCGCCCTAA